The Coffea eugenioides isolate CCC68of chromosome 8, Ceug_1.0, whole genome shotgun sequence genome has a segment encoding these proteins:
- the LOC113780203 gene encoding putative disease resistance protein RGA1, which translates to MEAFVGILVDTLNSMIQKEHGLLCGIATDMQKLSSLLSATKAVLEDAEQKQFTDKAIQIWFQKLNSVAYEIDDVLDDYAAEPQRSRNSEFHGRIGTRMKEILEKFNAIADERIKLGLCDQKHGSYFNASRETGSMVTEPEVLGRDEEKEQIVHILMKEKDREDQNVSVPPIVGLGGLGKTTLAQLRKLQGLLRGKRYLVVLDDVWNENPEEWEKLKSVLECGSRGNGHCPQEAEEYPNLVVIGKEIVKKGGGVPLAAKALGGFLRFKREENEWNSVKCSEIWNLPQDTTYILPALRLSYLNLPVELRGCFAYCAAFPKGYGIEIEEVIHLWMANGLISSNETMEVEDVGVAVLTELYYRSLFQAVEEDEFGNALTFKLHDLVHDLARSAMEANDSPNQMGI; encoded by the exons ATGGAAGCATTTGTGGGAATTCTCGTAGATACTTTGAATTCCATGATCCAGAAGGAGCATGGATTGCTTTGTGGCATTGCAACTGACATGCAAAAGCTTTCAAGCTTGCTCTCCGCCACCAAGGCAGTGCTTGAAGATGCTGAGCAGAAGCAATTCACAGACAAGGCAATACAAATCTGGTTTCAGAAGCTCAATAGTGTTGCCTATGAAATAGATGACGTATTGGATGATTACGCAGCTGAGCCTCAAAGGTCAA GAAACTCAGAGTTTCATGGCAGGATTGGGACAAGGATGAAGGAGATCCTTGAAAAATTTAATGCAATAGCTGATGAGCGGATAAAGCTTGGTTTGTGTGATCAGAAGCATGGGAGCTATTTCAATGCAAGCCGTGAGACTGGATCCATGGTAACTGAACCTGAAGTTCTTGGAAGGGACGAGGAAAAAGAGCAGATTGTACACATCTTGATGAAAGAAAAGGATAGAGAGGATCAAAATGTATCAGTGCCCCCTATAGTGGGTCTTGGAGGCCTGGGAAAGACAACACTTGCCCAATTG AGAAAACTTCAAGGGTTGTTGAGAGGGAAAAGATACTTGGTTGTACTGGATGATGTCTGGAATGAGAATCCAGAGGAATGGGAGAAACTGAAATCTGTTCTGGAATGTGGATCGAGAG GCAACGGGCATTGTCCTCAAGAGGCTGAAGAATATCCTAACCTTGTAGTTATCGGAAAAGAGATTGTGAAAAAAGGTGGTGGTGTTCCGCTGGCTGCAAAGGCTCTTGGAGGCTTTCTACGATttaaaagggaagaaaatgaatGGAACTCCGTGAAATGCAGTGAAATTTGGAACTTACCTcaagatacaacatatatcttGCCGGCGTTGAGATTGAGCTACCTTAATCTTCCAGTAGAGTTGAGAGGTTGCTTTGCATATTGTGCAGCATTTCCCAAGGGCTATGGAATTGAAATAGAAGAGGTAATACATTTGTGGATGGCTAATGGATTGATTTCATCTAATGAAACGATGGAAGTGGAAGATGTTGGTGTTGCTGTGCTGACTGAACTATATTATAGATCACTATTCCAAGCAGTAGAGGAAGATGAATTTGGCAATGCCCTCACTTTTAAATTGCATGACCTTGTCCATGATCTGGCTCGATCAGCAATGGAGGCTaatgacag TCCTAATCAAATGGGAATCTAG
- the LOC113780201 gene encoding tabersonine 16-hydroxylase 2-like produces the protein MEWAIGEIIKNPEIMKRAQYEVTSIYNDKGNVDESRLHELKYLHASAPLLLPRECGQQCKINGYDIPAKADIIVNAWAIGRDPKYWIEAEKFNPSRFLDSEIDYKGNNFEYIPFGAGRRICPGASFSQAVVYLVLAQLLFHFDWKLLQSREASQASGELRLVRLDIEAHAMFGQFSTYNSFRNGMRGDGNVNVGQLKKDKD, from the exons ATGGAGTGGGCAATTGGTGAAATCATTAAAAATCCGGAAATTATGAAAAGGGCACAATATGAGGTGACAAGTATATACAATGACAAAGGGAATGTTGATGAATCACGCCTTCATGAGCTCAAATACTTGCATGCAAGTGCTCCACTTTTGTTGCCAAGAGAATGTGGTCAGCAATGCAAAATCAATGGTTACGACATACCGGCCAAGGCGGACATAATCGTTAATGCGTGGGCAATCGGAAGAGATCCCAAATATTGGATTGAAGCAGAGAAATTTAATCCTTCGAGATTTCTTGATTCAGAAATTGATTACAAAGGGAATAATTTTGAATACATCCCATTTGGTGCTGGAAGAAGGATTTGTCCAGGCGCATCATTTTCTCAAGCAGTAGTTTATCTGGTACTTGCACAATTGTTGTTTCACTTTGATTGGAAGCTCCTTCAAAGCCGTGAGGCTAGCCAAGCTTCTGG GGAGTTAAGACTAGTGAGATTGGATATTGAAGCCCATGCCATGTTCGGACAGTTCTCCACGTATAACTCCTTTAGGAACGGCATGCGTGGCGATGGCAATGTCAACGTTGGGCAATTGAAAAAAGACAAGGATTGA
- the LOC113780204 gene encoding uncharacterized protein LOC113780204 has product MRTAVDLINLSPSVPLDGDIPERVWTEKDVSFKHLRVLVVGLYDPIEKKVIRSRDLVFFEDQTIENIDKGDNSKSSDDIPASSISDPNSILVPVDFNQEEAETKQRENVNDDGGEPESYCEALEYENKEDWLRAMQPMTSLHENHTYDLVKLLKASLNLEIEQLDVKTAFLHGDLEEKIYMEQLEGFKESDMKNLVCHLKKSLYGLKQASRQWYKKFDSFMIDHGCHRTTFDHCVYVKNFSNGDFVILLLYVDDILIVGRDTIKIDRSNIAHAVGIVGWYLSNPDKEHWNAIK; this is encoded by the exons ATGAGGACTGCAGTtgatttgataaatctttcTCCATCAGTTCCTCTAGATGGTGATATCCCTGAGAGGGTATGGACGGAAAAAGATGTGTCCTTTAAGCACTTGAGAGTTTTGGTTGTCGG GCTGTATGATCCTATTGAGAAGAAGGTGATTAGGAGCAGAGATCTCGTTTTCTTTGAAGATCAAACCATTGAAAACATTGATAAAGGTGATAATTCAAAATCTTCAGATGACATTCCTGCTAGCTCAATTTCAGATCCAAATTCAATTCTAGTACCTGTTGATTTTAATCAAGAGGAAGCTGAGACAAAGCAGAGAGAGAATGTTAATGATG ATGGAGGAGAGCCAGAGTCCTACTGCGAGGCTTTAGAGTATGAGAACAAAGAAGATTGGTTGCGAGCCATGCAACCAATGACGTCCCTGCATGAGAATCATACTTATGACTTAGTGAAACTGCTTAAGG CcagtttgaatttggaaatcgAACAACTTGATGTAAAAACAGCCTTCTTGCATGGCGACTTGGAAGAGAAGATCTACATGGAGCAATTGGAGGGGTTCAAAGAAAGTGATATGAAAAATCTTGTATGCCATCTCAAGAAGAGTTTGTATGGGTTAAAACAGGCATCGAGACAGTGGTATAAGAAATTTGACTCCTTCATGATAGATCATGGGTGCCATAGGACTACATTTGATCACTGTgtttatgtgaaaaatttttcaaatggtgattttgttattctcttgcTATATGTTGATGACATATTGATTGTTGGTCGTGATACTataaaaattgacag GTCAAATATTGCTCATGCAGTTGGAATAGTCGGTTGGTATCTTTCAAATCCTGATAAGGAGCATTGGAATGCTATCAAATGA
- the LOC113780202 gene encoding putative disease resistance protein RGA4 produces the protein MILGMPDDQLTVAFPITITGIDQCFSFLSKCGSLRALMVMLYNKQFLHAISKLKHLRHLDLSRSLIVELPNSICDLWNLQILNLNDCLILWSLPKGMKFLRNLRHLCLHGCWSLTHMPSGIGKLTCLRTLGMVVPSGKKGFRLSELRDLNMLKGWLTIMHLERIEDKKDAEEACLIKNQSLRGLNLYWDSELYWDSERTIQWYNDKEVLEALKPCPNLQLLRVLGFNGSSFPSWISTVTEVAVKESAAEYIVGARESTAAAAAMSPSLKQLELMNMPNLKGAC, from the coding sequence ATGATATTAGGTATGCCAGATGATCAGCTAACAGTGGCTTTTCCTATTACAATCACAGGCATTGACCaatgcttttctttcttgtcaAAATGTGGCTCCCTGAGGGCTCTCATGGTAATGTTATACAATAAGCAGTTTTTACATGCAATAAGCAAACTGAAACATTTAAGGCATTTAGATCTTTCAAGATCTTTAATTGTTGAACTACCCAATTCAATTTGTGACTTGTGGAATTTGCAAATTTTAAACCTAAATGATTGTCTCATTCTTTGGAGTCTACCCAAGGGCATGAAATTCCTCAGAAATCTTCGACATCTTTGTCTACATGGGTGTTGGAGTTTGACTCACATGCCAAGTGGAATTGGGAAGCTAACTTGCCTACGGACGTTGGGTATGGTCGTCCCGAGTGGCAAAAAAGGCTTCCGACTAAGTGAGTTGCGAGACTTAAATATGCTTAAAGGATGGCTAACAATTATGCACCTTGAGAGGATTGAAGACAAAAAGGATGCTGAAGAAGCTTGCTTAATTAAAAATCAAAGTCTCCGCGGGTTGAATTTGTATTGGGATTCCGAATTGTATTGGGATTCCGAAAGAACGATTCAATGGTACAATGATAAGGAAGTGCTCGAAGCCCTCAAACCCTGCCCCAACCTTCAACTGCTGCGTGTCCTAGGCTTCAACGGTTCATCATTTCCATCTTGGATTTCAACTGTAACAGAAGTTGCTGTGAAAGAAAGTGCAGCGGAGTACATAGTTGGGGCTCGGGAGAGTACTGCCGCTGCTGCTGCAATGTCCCCATCGTTGAAACAACTGGAGCTGATGAACATGCCCAACCTAAAAGGAGCATGTTAG
- the LOC113781550 gene encoding tabersonine 16-hydroxylase 1-like, producing the protein MEVILFLLVFLLFYFMVGKILKSPSGNKSRLRLPPGPNPLPIIGNMHQLFGSPFHHLLRDLAKKYGPLMHLKLGETPTIIVTSPEMAKEIYRTNDVIFASRPSHHVAFKIFSYNHNDIIFSPYGNYWRQLRKICTMEVLSPKRVQTFKGIREDEVLNLIKSISLHKGSSINLSRRIFSLTYSITSLAAFGKRNKDIERFLHFIDELNGLASLFCLADMFPSVKFLQLTSTVRSSYEKVHKQVDEILENILGEHKGKIQESKQEGEEGKEDLVDVLLNIQKRGDFEPQLTDTNIKAVILDVFSAGSETTSTAIEWAISEMVKNPEIINRAQCEVRSLYNDKGNVDESRLHELKYLHAIIKETLRLHPNAPLLLPRECTEECRINGYDIPAKAQVIVNAWAIGRDPLYWSEAEKFNPSRFLDSKIDYKGNNFEYIPFGAGRRICPGMSFSQAVVQLVLAQLLFHFDWKLPGDLKPEELDMADNLGVTIRRKNDLNLIPIPYLGSCLIKDD; encoded by the exons ATGGAGGTCATTCTTTTCCTTCTGGTTTTCCTACTCTTCTATTTCATGGTAGGCAAAATTCTCAAAAGCCCCTCGGGAAATAAATCAAGATTGAGGCTTCCCCCGGGGCCTAATCCACTGCCTATCATAGGAAATATGCATCAACTTTTTGGCTCCCCATTCCATCATTTGCTCAGAGACTTGGCCAAAAAATATGGGCCGTTGATGCACCTAAAGCTTGGTGAAACTCCAACCATCATCGTCACATCCCCGGAAATGGCCAAAGAGATTTATAGAACAAACGATGTCATATTTGCTTCAAGACCCTCTCATCATGTCGCATTCAAGATTTTTTCCTACAATCATAACGATATCATCTTTTCTCCCTATGGAAATTATTGGAGACAACTCAGGAAGATTTGCACCATGGAAGTTCTTAGTCCAAAACGCGTGCAAACTTTCAAAGGAATTAGAGAAGATGAAGTTCTCAATCTTATCAAATCGATCTCTTTGCACAAGGGATCGAGTATCAATCTAAGCAGAAGGATTTTCTCTCTCACTTATAGCATCACAAGCCTGGCGGCCTTTGGGAAAAGAAACAAAGACATAGAAAGATTCTTGCACTTTATCGATGAACTCAATGGGCTGGCATCTTTGTTCTGCTTAGCTGACATGTTTCCTTCAGTCAAGTTTCTTCAATTGACGAGTACAGTTAGGTCAAGTTATGAGAAAGTACACAAGCAAGTAgatgaaatacttgaaaatATTCTCGGTGAGCATAAAGGGAAAATCCAAGAATCAAAACAGGAAGGtgaagaaggcaaggaggaTCTTGTCGACGTTCTTCTCAATATTCAGAAACGTGGGGACTTCGAGCCTCAACTAACTGATACAAACATCAAAGCTGTTATCCTG GATGTTTTCAGTGCGGGCAGTGAGACAACATCAACAGCCATCGAGTGGGCAATTTCTGAAATGGTTAAAAACCCAGAAATAATAAACAGGGCACAATGTGAGGTAAGAAGTTTATATAATGACAAAGGAAATGTTGATGAATCACGCCTTCATGAGCTCAAATATTTGCACGCAATCATCAAAGAGACCTTGAGACTACATCCAAATGCTCCACTTTTGTTGCCAAGAGAATGCACTGAGGAATGCAGAATCAATGGTTATGACATACCAGCCAAGGCACAAGTAATTGTGAATGCATGGGCAATTGGTAGAGATCCATTATACTGGAGCGAAGCTGAGAAATTCAATCCTTCGCGATTTCTTGATTCTAAAATTGATTATAAAGGGAATAACTTTGAATACATCCCATTTGGTGCTGGAAGAAGGATTTGTCCAGGCATGTCATTTTCTCAAGCAGTAGTTCAGCTGGTACTTGCACAACTGTTGTTCCATTTTGATTGGAAGCTCCCTGGTGATCTGAAACCAGAAGAATTAGACATGGCTGATAACCTTGGCGTGACAATTAGGAGAAAAAATGATCTCAACTTGATTCCAATTCCTTATCTTGGTTCTTGTTTAATAAAGGATGACTAG